The sequence AAATCTAAACTCTTAAGCCTGGCATCACCACCTCTGAGCCATTGTGAATGCTACTTTCTATACAGAATGCCTTCATTTCTCTATCTCTTTATTAGAACCTTACCCACCTCTTAAGGCCCCAAACACCATCTCTCCATGAAGCTTCCCCTAATCTCCATGGACAAAAATGAGCTCTCATTCCTTTAAATTCCTATCCCTCTCATGTATTTCTCCCCAACTGGAGGCAGAGACTGTGTCATAAGCATTTTGTAGTTCCCTGTGGAACCCAGCTTtaagtaggtgcccaataaatctatgttgaataaatgagctaACATAAAGGGTTCTGAGTGAATAAAGTTTACAACTGTAGTTCTATGTTGAAAATAGCACTCCCCAGTACTAACTACTTACATGTAGGAAAACAAAGATGTTTAGTGGGTGCTAAAGCAATCCTGGCATTAACTGTTCACATGGCTGTTTATAAGCAGTACTTGGATGAGTGATGTGCTGAGGGGAAGGGAATATACAGAACATAAGAATTCTCCTGGCCTTGTTTGTATGGGGATGAGCATGGGGGATGGCATCACTACCTTAAGAGCTCTAtgctcgggaattccctggcggtccagtggttaggactccgcactttcactgctgaaggtGCGGGTTCCTGCAAGATGCGTGGCGTGggcccccccccaccaccaaaaaagCTCCATGCTAAGTCCATCCTCAAAATACGACCTCCAGTCTCTTTAAAACTGTTACCCTACCCTCAACAGTATAGGGCTGGAACCGGCATACATTTCTATACAGCTACTTGACCCTCACTTATCCCACACtgccctcttttcttttcattctgctcACTCTCTTGTGGCTTTAAATGATAGTCTTTCAAGTTAGAAATCTGGCATACATCCTTAATGCTCTTTTCCCCTTCAACACTCAGTAATTGGCCCAATTCCCATCAATTCTACCTTTAAAATACATTCTCTAATATAtaaatgttcacaacagcattattcatggtaaccaaaaagtggaaacaacccaaatgtcaactgatggatgaatggataaacaaaatgttgtatatctgtacaatggaatattattcagccacgaagtggaataaagtactgatacattccACAACATGGgttaaccttgaaaacattatgccaagtgaaagaagccagacacaacagACCTTGTAgtatatgtttccttttttttttttcttcagcatcactgtatttcttttcttttcttttttttaacatccttattggggtataattgctttacaatggtgtgttagtttctgctttataacaaagtgaatcagttatacatatacatatgttcccatatctcttccctcttgcgtctccctccctcccaccgtccctatcccacccctccaggcggtcacaaagcaccgagctgatctccctgtgctatgcagctgcttcccactagctatctaccttacatttggtagtgtatatatagaactaccatatgactaagcaatcccactactgggcatataccctgagaaaaccataattcaaaaagagtcatgtaccaaaatgttcattgcagctctatttacaatagcccggagatggaaacaacctaagtgcccatcttcggatgaatggataaagaagatgtggcacatatatacaatggaatattactcagccataaaaagaaacgaaattgagctatttgtaatgaggtggatagacctagagtctgtcatacagagtgaagtaagtcagaaagagaaagacaaataccgtatgctaacacatatatatggaatttaggggaaaaaatgtcatgaagaacctaggggtaagacaggaataaagacacagacctactggagaacagacttgaggatatggggagggggaagggtgagctgtgacacggcgagagagaggcctggacatatatacattaacaaACATAAggcagacagctagtgggaagcagcctcatggcacagggatatcggctcggtgctttgtgaccgcctggaggggtgggatagggagggtgggaaggagggagacgcaagagggaagagatatgggaatatatgtatatgtataactgattcactttgttataaagcagaaacttacacaccatccaataaagatgttaaaaaaaaaaaagtcatgtactaaaatgttcattgcagctctacttacaatagcccgtagatggaaacaacctaagtgcccatcatcggatgaatggataaagaagatgtggcacgtatatacaatggaatattactcagccataaaaagaaatgaaattgagctatttgtaatgaggtggatagacctagagtctgtcatatagagtgaagtaagtcagaaagagaaagacaaataccgtatgctaacacatatatatggaatttaagaaaaaaaatgtcatgaagaacctaggggtaagacaggaataaagccacagacctactagagaacggacttgaggatatggggagggggaagggtgagctgtgacaaagcgagagagaggcatggacatatgtttcctttttatatgAAATAACCAGAATAGGCAAAGTAGGCTagtagaaagtagattagtggttgcctagaactgggtgtgggggggtggtgaGTGGGAGGGTCAGAAGAAACGggaaatgactgctaatgggtacaggtttcttttttgggtgataaaaatgtaaaattgattgtggtgatggttgcacaattctgtgaatacactaaaagccattgaattgtacaatttaaatgggtgaattgtatggtatatgaattatatcccaataaagctgttataacacatttttattgcagttaaatatatatatatatattctttccaaatgaaataatgccatttgcagcaacatggatggacctagagattatcatattaagtgcagtaagtcagagaaaaacaaatatcatgacatcacttacatatggaatctaaaaatatgacacaaatgaacttatttacaaaacagaaatagactcacagacgtagaaaacaaacttatggttaccaaaggggacagcaggaggggggaggggagataaattaggagtttgggattaacatatacacactactatatataaaatagataaaaaaaataaacaacatggaccaactgtatagcacagggaagtatactcaatatcttgtagtaacctataatggaaaagaatctgaaaaagaacacacacacacacacacacacacacacacacacacacatatatgtataactgaaccactttgctgtacacctgaaactaacacaacactgtaaattaacatttcaataaaaaagaaaaaatatttattctttccatCTCCATTGCCACCTCCTTATTTCAAGTTACCATCACCTTTTATTAGACGACCccacagcctcctaactggcctccctgcttctAGTCCTGCCCTCCCACAATCCATTCTCCAGATAATAAAGTGATCTTTAAAACTTCTAAATTAAATGTGactctcctgcttaaaactctCCAAGGGCTCCCCATTGCACTTAAGACTAAAACCCATCCTCCTTATCATGGACTGCAAGGGAACCATACAATATGGCCTCTGCCTACTTCTCCAACCTTACGTTAAGTCACTCTCTTCCTCGCTTTAAATACTGCAGAGGTCCTCAAAGAGGCCAAGCTCTTTTCCAATGTGGGACCTGGCATACACTCCACCCAAGAAGCTCTTCATACACTTTTTGCCTGGACTTTTCCTTCAGGTCTCTTAAGTATCACTTCCTCAGAAAGGCTGATTATGATCTCCCCAATTTAATTCAAGACTCTATTCAGATAGCACTACTGACTCTTTCTCCTTCACAGCCCTTCTTTATGATTTGCACCTTTATATTTGTATGATAATTTATTTGCTGTTGATCTTCCCTGCTAGACTGTTAGCTCCATGAGGAAAAGTATTGTATGTGTCTTATTCAACACTGTGTGTACATCCAGTGCTTTCCACTTAATAGACATTCaatatctgctgaatgaacaAATTTTCACAAAGACTTTGTTCCAACATGCTACCCTCATTTAGAAGATTTGGCCACTACTATTCCTGTGAAAAGAACAGCCAAAAATGAGATTGGGGGGGTGGGGTTCTTTGCATCAAATGTTTTCTGGTTGATGTGAAAACACACTTCTCACctgctcatttttttgtttttcctgtagcTTAAGCTGCTCCAGCACAGACTGTAAATGACTCTGGAAAACGAATTATATAAAAGATGAATGCCGAGtctcaaaggaaaagagaaccaAGAGAGACAAAGAGTTTGGCAAATAATTTGATAAGTAAGAAAACTGTCAGTCGTAACAAAAGagtacttttaaaaaaggaattaggaaaagaatgtctctatgtgtataactgagtcactttgtacagcagagattggcacaacattgtatatcaactctacttcaataaaaacacattttaaaaaggatttagaGTATAAAAACTACACTCTCCAACTGCAGGGCCATTCGATTTGATTTTATACACCCTACATGGCACTTTTGTTTCTTGCCCTAAAACAAAGAGTTAGAATGCCTTCATGTTACCTTTTTCTAGTTTAGCACAAATCCTTTGACTGTGGTGACCTACTTAAAGAGCTGGCCTGGAATCTGGTGCTGACTCCTTCATTCCCCTGCACTAGGGCAGAATATTACCATTCTTAACTACTACTGCACACAACAATCATAATACCATATATCTGTATCTTTCAAAGTATGTCCACATCTATTATCTAACTTGGTTATTCTGAAGGACAACACTCTAAATAAGTATAGTTCTGTGTCAAGTTGCACCCCTTTGATGACAACAGctctatagaaaaagaaatctggcAAGGAATTCTCCAGATGCTTCAGAATTTCCCtcactataaaaaaaaacatggcctaacatacattttccttttgctgatatgtgtattaataaaatatgtattaatgcatattaataaaaataaagcatattaatTTTTGTTCAAGCAGgcatcataaaaattttaaattaatttagtttctctttcattgtAATGAATACGTTTTGGTACAGAGCAACAGGGTTCAATCTATGCCCTACCACTTACTGTGGtccttggcaagttacttaatctctttgaatttcaatttcttatctataaaatgggaatagtgacAGCACCTATATTTCAGGGATgtcaggatgaaatgagataatacacgtAAAATGCTTAGCTCTGTACATGCCTTTCACATAGTTAAATGTTCAATATTGGCAATTATTAACTCAAGTCTCCTGGTCCCCTCCCAAAAATGCTTATGTAAGATGATCAAAATTACTCAGGTAAAAGGAAATAGGGCTATCTTTTATTAGGGGTATCTAAGAGGTTGTTCAGGTTCATGAATGAGCCAGAATGCTGCACAGAGATGACATGAGTGGAAAGATGGGATTTTGAAAGTAAGATATCAGGATATATTTATACCAGCCAACAAGAATTTACCTTGAGCTTTAGGTTTTCCACTTTCATAATGAGCTTCTCCTGTCTTTGTGCTTTGCACTGAATCTCTTGGAGCTTTTTCTCCACGTAATGAGTCTGCTTCTGAATTTTCATGACTAACAGAGATAGACAAAAACTTCATGTATCTAAACATGGCCTAAACTAGTGGACCAAGATCCAAATCAACTAAAACTCCACTACACATCTGAGCAATAATTTCTCAAACTTAACTTTGCAACTAACACGTGTTTAGAGTCAGTCTTTAGTACTGCCACCCACTCTGTCCCACCCCTTTGTTTTCCCCTAACTTACCCATTGAGCTGGTTCCCTCCTTTGCCTCATACTGGCCAGATTCAGTGAACTTGTCCTGTAGCTCCCTTTCCATATACATTTCATAAtaatcttcttcctcttccttgtcTTTATCCGCATCATCATAGTAATCCTCTCCCTCTTCATCTTCCTCCTTATCACCCTCAACTTCACTGTTACTGCTAGAGTCATTGACCATCTCCCGAAACACACCATATTCTATGGGTTTTAAGCAAAAGAAAGGTGAAACCATCTGAAGCTTTTCAAATAATTCCCACTCCAGCTGCAATTATACTCCTCCTCAAGTTTACTGGGCaaccaatgaattttaaaaataatttttctcacaGGAAGATTATTCCCTTTATAAAACAAGGACAGGAAAGGCAAAACACTGtaacattcattcatgtattcaatgATCAAAATATTCAGAGAATCCAAGGGCCCACAGGAATTTAGAATAGCAGAGATGGATGGGATAttagaaccccaatctaaaaccCCTAAACTTGTGGGACCAATACGAGGAGAGAAGGGCAAAGGCACCCTTTTTCTGTGATTGGCCTGAGTTTACGGAGAATGGTCCTACAGTCAACACCTGCCCTCTCTGAAGCTCCTGCTTTGCCTTTATTAATGCACCTGGTGAGGTATGACGCTGCTTACAGCCACTCATTTCTGAGGCTATCTCAAAGCCTGGAATGAAGCCTTGACTTTCTATTTCCTTGGTTTCACCTTCGGCAATGACCTCCCATCCTGAAAGGAGAGGCAGTCAAGGAAAAAGCAGAAAGCAGAAGGCAAACTTGAAAGGGAAGAGGCTCTCTGGCTGAAAGTGCTATTTAATTTAGTCCAACTTCAGGCCATTGGTATCTGGATTCCTAGTATAGAAAAGTGCCTTATACTGAATTACGCAAGTAAATAATTTCTATTACATGAATGTACTGTTCCTAGCTAGAAAGTAACATTTCCAAAAATCATAAGTTCTGTACATTAACATCAGCACACAATATCAGAAATGAGAGCTTGTCACCAAGTGCATTCTGGGTGGAACAGACTACacagaaaatatttagtataaAAGGATACGGACACTGATAGCTTCAGCATCTGATTGCAGCagtcttttcacttccttttccaCATCAGGAGGTTCAACGTGCTGAACCAAAGTTGGAGAAGAAGGAATACCAGTAACATCACTTAACACCCTGTGTTCTGCAGAAATGTCCTCTTCCTACATACAAATGAATTCAAATAATTAGGCCTCTTTAAGATACATCCAATCAAATTTCTACTTTAAACAGTGCTATTTATGAAGGAAACTTTGATCAGGGTCTATATTTTTGTACAGTAAGCTTATTTTTTCCCAATCGAATTACTTGAGACATTTAATCTTTTCAATCTGCAACTCTATATTAAAGACCTCCTCAGAGGCATGACCCTTAAGCCTCAGTTGTTAATTATTTGTGCTGACCCACACTGGCAAAgaactataatttttttgttacttGGAAGTAATTTGGTTTAAAGATCCAAAATCCCAGATTCCACTTCTCCACATCTTTATTATTAGACAGTTTCCTATAAAAACTGGGTCTTAGCCACATATTCTCCCTTAAATCCAGTTTTAGACAATTATCTCCACAGCAACCAATTCATCATGCCACAAATAGAGATTCGAACTTTGAGGGGGAATAACTAATTACAAACAACTGCTGGTAAGAGTGAACCCTGGCTTCCaagaaatggtttttaaaaataaatatcacagaaaagaagcagattaAAATACACAGGGTCACTGATCAAATTGTATCTTTTGCTTTTGGAGTTGTCAGACATTGAACAATGAATTCATTTTTCAGTGAATCAAATTCAGTGTATGTGTATGGGAGTGGGGGTTACAGGTGAGAAGGAAGGCTTGAAAgcaatctttatgatttttttgatttgtttgaaaTAAAAGAGCTGTGAAATAAAACACAGCATAGGTTAACAATAGTTATATTACGATTTGTCTACCTCAGGAAAGCTGACTTCTTCAGTTTGTTTGATATCAGTGACCTatgaaataaaacacaatgaACAATGAAGTTATATTATAATTGTTGTACTTTACTAAAGCTTAAAGAGTTCTAGAACCattcttaatgtatttttttttttctttgcggtacgcgggcctctcactgttgtggcctctcccgttgtggagcacaggctccggacgcgcaggctcagtggccatggctcacgggcccagctgctccgcggcatgtgggatcttcccggaccggggcacgaacccatgtcccctgcatcggcaggcggactctcaaccactgcgccaccagggaagcccttaatgtagttttatatttagtaggcactcaatgaatGCTGTTGACTGACAGTATAAAACCAAAGCAACCATGCTCATAGATTAAACATAGTAAAGCTATTgatctataggttcaatgcaattcctatcaaaattccaacaagGTTTTCTATAGACATAGACAAACTTACTCTAAAATGTATACGGAAAGTTACAGACTCTAGAATGGCTACAACAATCTTGAATAAAGAAAAGTGAGATCAGTCTTCCTGATTTCAAggcttattacaaagctacactGTGGAATTGGTGATCAACACAGATTAATGGAACCcagaaaaaaatctcacacaaatatgcccaacttAGTTTTTACAAAGGTGCAGAAGCAATACAACGGACAAAGGGTagcctttttaacaaatggtgctggaacaattggacatgcaaaggggaaaaaaaaagaacaaccttGAACTAACCCTCAAaccttttacaaaaattaactcaaaaatggattGTAGActtaaattaaacataaaacttaaaaaagataGGAGAAATCTTCAGAATCTGGGCTAGGCAAACAGTTCTTATACTTGACATGAAAAACATGATccttaaaaggagaaatcaataaattggacttcatcaaacaaaaaaacttttgctctttgaaagaccCAGTGAAGAACAtaaaaagacaagttacagactgggagaaaatgtttgcaaaccacgTATCTGAAAACTAGTatttggaatataaaaaagaactctcaaaactcaacaataaaagcaatccatttagaaaatgggcaaaaggcatgaacagacacttcactgaACTGGACATATAGATAGCAaacaagcacatgagaagatgctcaacatctttagccatcagggaaatgcaaattaataccacAATGAGATCActacacatctatcagaatggctaaaataaaaaatactgacaacacctaatgctggtgaaaatgtaaaaaattggATCACACATACATTTCTGGggcaaatgtaaaatggtgcagccacttggaAAACACTATgggtagtttcttataaaactaaacatgccaCATACCCAGtaattgcactcctgggcatttatgcCAAAGAAATGAatacttatgttcacacaaaaacctgctggcagctttatttataatagtcaaaaaatggaaacagccaAGATGTACTTCTATGAGTGAACAATtaagcaaactgtggtacattcataacACGGcataccactcagcaataaaaaggaaggaactattgatacatgcaacaatccACATGGACCTTAAGGGAAGTaatctgagtgaaaaaaaaaaaagccagtctcaactgttatactttgtatgattccatttatacgacaTTCtcgaaatgacaaaattatagagatggagaacataTTAGTGATTAGCAGAGGTTAGAGCCTGGTGGTTTGGGGTGAGGAGGAGATGGGTGTGGCTTTAAAAGGGCAAGATGAGGGATCCTGGTGGTGACAATACTGTTCAGTATCTTGACTACGTGGGTGGATACACCAACATACACATgggataaaattgcatagaactaaacacatgcacacacatacacaggagaAAGTAAAACTGGAGCAATGTGAATAAGATTAGTGAATAGTAATAATGTCAGTTTCCTATTTGTGATactgtactatagttttgcaaatgTTACAATGGGAagaactgggtaaagggtacacagtatctcttttctattgcttacaactgcatgtaaatctacaattatttcaaaataaaaaatttaattataaaagaagcCAAGGTATAGTACTCCTATCGTTTGCCCAGGGTTCTACAAGTCTGAGTTAAGGTTAGAAATACAACCACAATTCCCAATTCTCAGGTTCTGGATGTGTTCACTTTAAAACAAGATTTTGCAGTTGGAAACTTTTAAAAGCGTTAGCAGAAGTTTCAAGCTCATGACACATCTAGATCCCTAAGTGACTACCCTATAACTTCAAGGGTCaagtctgtttttgttctttaccTGTTTCCAATTGTTagcacacagtgcctggcatgttgctcatactcagcaaatgtttattggaCATATAAAtgactgaacaaatgaatacCCAACTGACTGTCTCCCTTCCCCCCCATTCATAATCCTCTTCCAATCCAACCAGTAGACACAGAAATAGCATGCCACTAACCTCTTTTGTTGTTTTGCAGAAGCTTCTCTTTTTGACATTCCTAAGTGGTGGAGTAACTAAAATAAATTCAACATGGTGAAATGTATATATGACTGATGGTAGTCACATATCTGTCTGAATTTGATAAGGTTATGCTCTAAGCCACTGGCTCATGACACGACTCGTTCCTTTAAGAGTGTCTGGATGCCTACTGAACCAAATACCTAAGTGTGGTAACAGATCCCTGGCTCACAAGTAATTAGGATCCAGCAGATAAATGTAGTTAGCCAGAATGAGCAAGGGACTGATGACTTACTGCCATGCTTCCAGATAtgttttttctgtctctcctttttaCTTTTCCTGATTGCTTTAAGATCAGTAGAGGTAACCAGTCCTTCAGGATGAGAGTGGACACCACCATCAGCAGTGCACACAAGCATCTGCATTTAACAAAGACAAAGAAGTTGACTGTGGCCACAAATCTTGGGTTAGTAATGGATAATGATCATTCTTACCACCAGAAATCCTGGAGCACAAAAGTAAGGAGAATGCTACTTGGCATTTCCAGAAAACCAAGTATTACATACACTCATATGCATTCTCTCTCTATCTCGGCAGCACAGCATATGGACTCTGAgtttgttgttgtcttttttagCTCCAGTGCTTACCACTGCGGAAGGAATGTGTTGAAAACAAGATATATCTTAGCATTTTGAtttagaaaggaaacaaaaaat is a genomic window of Phocoena sinus isolate mPhoSin1 chromosome X, mPhoSin1.pri, whole genome shotgun sequence containing:
- the TAF7L gene encoding transcription initiation factor TFIID subunit 7-like, which translates into the protein MECPEGRRRSSSENDLTPTSTSEVMSLRYSQTAVDHGAETAGGLGTQTPADYGAQADAAIGNQAAARTPLEILREGTEMSRSQDEPPYEFEKQFILRLPLEHASTARKIIRSGSAAMKDKLKIDLLSDGRHAVVGVEDVSLSAKLVDLPRVVESLKTLDKATFYKTADISQMLVCTADGGVHSHPEGLVTSTDLKAIRKSKKERQKKHIWKHGITPPLRNVKKRSFCKTTKEVTDIKQTEEVSFPEHVEPPDVEKEVKRLLQSDAEAISVRWEVIAEGETKEIESQGFIPGFEIASEMSGCKQRHTSPEYGVFREMVNDSSSNSEVEGDKEEDEEGEDYYDDADKDKEEEEDYYEMYMERELQDKFTESGQYEAKEGTSSMVMKIQKQTHYVEKKLQEIQCKAQRQEKLIMKVENLKLKSHLQSVLEQLKLQEKQKNEQLIYLRKRLNYFLKK